The Bifidobacteriaceae bacterium sequence TTGCCCGTTTGCTCGGCGGCCGTCTTGGCCGTTTCCGCCAAAGTCTTCAGGGCGACGGCCCGGCCGTCGCTCTCAGGCACATCCTGGTCGATCCGCACGGGAATGGACTGATCCGGGTTGCCCATCGCCTGAGCGAAGGTTCTGGCCTGCGGTCCCAAAACGGGGTCGTGGAACAGAGCGGGCGCCTTGCTGGCGAAGGCGTAGAGCGACTTCCGCAGAGCGGTGAAGGTGGCCTGGCAGGGACCGTCCGCCTTGGCGCACTCGTCGGCGCCGGAGACATGTCCGCTCGTCAGCTCTTCGCGAGCCATCTTGATGCGGTCCGCCGGGTTCTCCACGAGCAGCTTGAACTGCTTCTCGCTTCCCTTGTCCTCAAGTTTCATGGCGTCAACGCCGTATTTGGCCGCCTGTTCGCCGAGCTTCTTCGCCGCATCGTCGACGGCTTCCGGCTCCGGCTGGCGCCCGGTGGCGTGGGCGCTGACCCAGTCGCTCCGCTCGGTGTAGAGGGCGCGGTCCGCCTCGTTGACCGCCTCGAGGACCTGGACAAGCTGCTGGTCTTGAGTCGCGTCGCCCTCTTCGCGGGCGCCGGCGGCGGACCGGATGACGGCGAACACGCCCGTGGCCGCCGCCACGACTGAGACCACAATGGCCGAAATTAGGACCAGTTGGCGCAATTGGCGCCGGTCGCCGCTGGCTGGATCGACAGGCTTGGATGCGCCGGGTGAGGTCGAGGTCGATGTCATTGTTCACCAATCCGTAGTGCGTTGAGCCCGAGGGAACTGCTGGCGGGGTCCCGGTCCCAGTTGGTAATTTCACCTACCGGAGACGCTACCCTACCAGGTGACCTGGGTCACAGGGGAACGGGGGAGAATCCTATTCGGAATTTGGCGTCTTTGGCCATCGGCGTAAGGCCCAAGCGGGGGGACCGGTCAAGGCCTCGGCCGTACGGGAATTACTCAGACCGCACGGCCGCGCCTGCGGGCTGACCGCCATCCGCGATCTGCGGGGTGTTCATCGCCCGGAGACGCGGCGGCGCGCCAAGATAGAGGCGTGAATGAAATCGCCAACTCGCAAGCCCGCTGGCGCCAATTGGTGGCCACCATCCGCGCCCATGAAAAGGCCTATTACGAATTGGACGCGCCCGTAGCCTCGGACGCGGAGTTTGACGATTTGATGCGCCAACTGCGCGAGTTGGAGGCGGCGGAGCCGGCTCTGGTGACGCCGAACTCGCCGACTCAGCGTCCTGGCGGGCGGCCGACCGGCGACTTCGCGCAGGTGGTTCACGCCACGCCCATGATGTCCCTGGACAATGTGTTCTCGATCGAAGAGCTGGCGGCCTGGACGGAACGGGCCCTTGGGGACGCCGGGCTGGAGAAGGCCGAGTGGCTGGCCGAGTTGAAGATCGACGGCCTGTCTGTGTCGCTGGTCTATGAGAACGGCCAGTTGGTGCGGGCCGCCACCCGGGGCGACGGCGCCACCGGGGAGGACGTCACGGCCAACGTGATGACCATCAAAGTCATTCCGAAAACGCTGACGGCCGACCCGGCGCCCAGTTTCTTGGACGTCAGAGGCGAGGTCTACTTGCCGACGGCGGCTTTCGCGGCTTTGAACGACGGCATCGAGCAGGAAAACGAGGCGATCGCCAAGGAAAACGAACGGCTTGAGGCCGAAGGCAAGCGGCCCCGCGCCCTGCGGCGGCTGTTCGCCAACCCGCGCAACGCGGCGGCGGGGTCGCTGCGGCAAAAAGACGCCGCCGCCACGGCGAGCCGTCCCTTGGCCATGTTGGTGCACGGAATTGGCCAGCTGACCTGGCCGGACGGTGTGGGTGGCCAGACCCCCGCGACCCAATCCGAAACGTATGAGCTCCTGGGCCGGTGGGGCCTGCCGATTTCCAAGCACAACCGCGTGACCGATTCGCTGGCGGGGCTGGAGGGCATGATCGAGCATTTCGGGGCGCACCGGGGGGAGATCGACCACCAGATCGACGGGATAGTGGTGAAGATTGACGACATCGGGACGCAGCGCGCGCTGGGCGCGAACTCGCGGGCGCCGCGCTGGGCGATCGCCTACAAGTACCCCCCGGAGGAGGTCAACACAAAACTGCTGGACATCCAGGTCCAGGTGGGGCGGACGGGCCGGGTGACGCCGTTCGGGGTGATGGAGCCGGTGCGGGTGGCGGGCTCCACGGTGGCGTTCGCCACGCTCCACAACGCCCGCGAGGTCGCGCGGAAGGGCGTGCTGATCGGCGACACGGTGGTGCTGCGCAAGGCGGGCGACGTCATTCCGGAGATCGTCGCGCCGGTCACCGAGTTGCGGACCGGCGCCGAGCGGGCCTTCGCCATGCCCTCCGACTGCCCGTCTTGCGGCGCGCCGCTGGCCCCGGAGAAGGCCGGCGACGTCGACGTGCGCTGCCCGAACGCGCGGGGCTGCCGGGCGCAGATCGCGGGCCGGATCGAGCATTTGGGCTCCAGGGGCGCGCTGGACGTGGACTCGCTGGGCCAAGAGGCGGCTCTGGCGCTGGCGGATCCGGCCGCCACCCTGCGGCCCAGTTCGGCGCGGCCGGCCCCGGCGGACGCCCGCCCGCTGGAACCGGTCCTGGCCAGCGAGGCCGAGCTGTTCGCCTTGCGCGCCGAAGACCTGATCCGCGCCCAGGTCTGGCGCTGGACGCCGGCGGGCTGGGCCGCCAAGCCGTTCTTCGCCAACGAGTCGGGCGAGTTGTCCAAGGCGGCCCAGATCCTGCTGGACCAGTTGGAACAGGCCAAGACCCGCCCGCTCTGGCGCATGCTGGTCTCCTTGTCGATCCGGCACGTGGGCCCGTCCGCCGCGCGCGCGTTGGCGGCGCGCTTCGGCTCGGTCGAGGCGATCGCGGCCGCCTCCGAGGAGGAACTGGCCGCCGTCGAGGGCGTCGGCTCCGGCATTGCGGAGTCGGTCCGCGAGTGGTTCGCCGCGGATTGGCACCGCGCCATCGTCGAAGCTTGGGTCGCGGCGGGCGTCCAGTTGTCCGATGCCGCCGTCACGGCTTTGCCCCAAACCCTCGCCGGTTTGAGCGTGGTCGTCACGGGCACGTTGGAGGGCTTCACGCGCGAGGGCGCCAAGGAGGCGATCGTGGCACGGGGCGGCAAGGCGTCCAGTTCGGTGTCCGCGAAGACGGATTACGTGGTGGTCGGCCCGGGCGCCGGCTCGAAGGAGGCCAAAGCCCGCCAACTGGGCCGCCCAATCTTGAACGAGGCCGCTTTCGCGCGCCTGCTGGAGGGCGGCCCCGGGGCGGTCTGACCGCCAGCATCCGCTCCGTCGTGGGGAGGTTCGGTCAGGGGCAGCTGAGGAGGTAGCCGGAGAAGCGGGCGCGGATGACCCGGTCCTTGACTTCGCAGCCTTGGGGCGCGGCCACCTCCGCCTCGAACCGGTCGGCCAGGCCGGGTTGGTCGGTGGGGAAGTAGAAAGCCACCAGGCCGCTTCCTGCCATGTTGGGCGGCACGTCCGTCGCAGCTATGGCGCCGGACGGGATCAAGTCGGCCGCCCGCAAGAACTGGCCGGGATACGCGGTTTCGAGCAGTCGGGTGGCGTCGTTGGCGTGGACAAAGCCGTCTGCGGCAGCCGCCAAACCGGCCAGGGACCGGAAATCCTCGCCGAACTTGGCGGTTTGGGCGTGCTGGATGGCGCAGGAGGCGGCCATCGGCGCCAGCAGGGCGACGGCGGCGACCGCGCCAAGACGCGGGCGGGTCCGCCAAAGCGCCACGAGGCCCTCGGCGAACAGCCAGACGGCGCCTGGCACCGCGAACACGACATAGCGTTCAAGGTAGGAGGGCGTGTAGACCACGCTGAGCCCGATCAGCGCGGCGGAGGGTAGGGCGAACCAGATCAGGGCGGTGACACCGGCGCGGCGGGCGCCAAGGTCGTTCCGCGACCGGGCGGCGAGGGCCGCGACCAACGCCAGCCCGACCAAGAAGGCCATGACCGCGGAAGCGATGTGCCAGCCGACCAACCCGCCGTCCCGGTCGCGCGGGAACATGAAAAGCTGGCCGACTGCGAACCTGGCGGCGAGTTCCGCCAGGCCGTCCGGCAGCCAGCCCACCTGCCCGCGCTGGGTGCCAACGCGGATGGCGAACGGGAGGGTCAAGGCGCCGATCAGGGCCCAAGAGGCGGCGAACCCGAGCCACGGCCGCCGCCAACGGCGAAACCGCGAGGGCGGTTCGGAGCCGGCGCCGCGGCGAGCAGCGTGTCGCGGGCCGGCGGCCCAGTTCCAGATGATCGCCATATGGGCCGCCGCCAACAGCGGCACATAGATGAGGAAGACAGTTCCGGCTGTCATGGCCAGGGCATACGCGATCCACCAAAGGGCGGCCCTGGAACCCGCCCGACAGGCCTTGACCAGGAAATAGGTCGCCCACACGGCGAACGCGAGGGCGAGCGCGAAACTGCGGGCCTCGTCGCCCGCCCAGTTCAACCCCGGCGTGAAGGCGAAGACCACGCCGCCGGCGAGGGCCACAGCGCCTCCGCGCAGGGCGCGCAGAAGTAGGACGAATCCCGCTCCGGCCAAGGCCACGGCGATAAGCGAGAGCGAGCGTGTCGCCACCTCCGACCAGCCGAACGCCTGGCCCCAGTAGTGGAGTGTGGCGTAGTAGGCGGCGTGGACCAGGTCATGGCTCCGAACCAGGCCCGGCAGATCGGCTATGGGGGCCTGCGCGTGCTCCAAAGAGACGACCTCGTCATACCAGTAGGAGGGGCCGCCCAGTCCAATCAACCCGGTCAGGGCGACCAGGGCGAACTCGCCGCCGGCCAGGGCCAACGGCGGCAACCGCAGCACGCTCCCGGCCAAAGCACGGGGCCGCGAACGCGGAAGGTTCGGCCCGTCGCCGGGATTCGTAAGACCGGTCACCGGCGGCCGGCGTTAGTCGTCGCCGTCTTGACCGGCCGGCGGGCAGGTGACGGGCGCGGTCAGCGGGGTCACAAAGTCGGGATCGGCTGGCGGAACGGTCGTTTGGGGCACCGCGCCGTCGGTTCCCGTCGCGCCGCCAGCGCCCTGGCTCGCCTCGCCGGTCGGATCCTGGCCGATCGGGTCCCCGCCGGACGGATCGGACGGGTCAGACGTGTCGTCGAGGGGCTCCGGATTCGCCACCTTGTAAGGCGTGGTGCCGGGAATCGGCTGATCCAGCGCGATCAGTTCGAAAACCTCGGCTGCGTTGAGGCCCCCGAAGCGGTTCGGAGCCCCCCATGAGGCCAGCCTGACTCGGTTCGTGTCTTGCGTGTCCTGCACCCAGGGAGCAGTGAACAGGGACACGTTCTCCATCTTGATGTTCCTCAGCGCGTAGGCAAGGCCGGCCAGGTCCATGACCGAGCCGAGCTCCGGGCCAACGTAAAGGGAGCGCGTGACGGCGGTGGCGGTGGCGTTCAGCTTGCCAAGGGATTGGAGGTTGCCGGAGGCCAAGACCTTGTTGATGACGGTGGCGATCAGTTCCTGTTGGCGCGAGATGCGCTCGGTGTCCGCGCCGGTCAGCCAGTCGCCGTAGTAGGTCTTGCCTTCCCGTGTGCGGGCGAAGGCAAGCGCCTTCCGGCCGTCGAGATGGTTCATGCCGGGGGGAAGGTCAACACCCGACTTCTTCCCGACCAGGCCTTCGGGAACGCAAATACTCACGCCCCCCAGTCCGTCCACCACATTGGCGAAGCCCGCAAACTGGACCAGCACAAAGGTGTCGAGGCGGATGTCGGTGGCCAGTTCCACGGTTTTCATGACGCAGGCCACGCCCTCGTCTTTGGCAGTGAAGTCGTTGTCGGACCCGCGCTGGAACGCCACGTTGATCATGCGGGTCGAGCCGCCGTGGGTTTCGGTGCCGTCCGGGCGGGTGCAATCGGGAGTCTCCAGGAGCGTGTCGCGGGGGATCGCCACCACGTCGACGCGGGAGCGGTCGGCGGACAGGTGCGCGATCATGTTGACGTCGTTCAGCACCGTCTCCATGGTGTCCCCGGAGTAGGCCGCGTTCTCGCCCTCCCGGCTGTCGATCGCGGTGATCAGGATGTTGACGGCGCGGCCGCCGAACGGGTCGTTCGGGGCGGCTTGCGCGCTGGTGGTGGCCCGCTGCTCGGGCCGGTCATCCATGCCGATAAGCTCCTTGACCCGGTCCAGGGTGGTGATGTTCGCGTCAAGTTGGCGAATGCGCTCGCCCACGGCCACGCAGGCTGCCAGCATGGAGGCCGCGACCAGGGTGGCGGCGACCTTCAGCGGGCGGCGCCGCCGCGCCTTCGCCCGGTGCTGAGACGGGACCGGGGCTCGGCCGGCCGCGTGGCGCGGATGCACATGCCCTCCTTCGGCAATTGTCAAGAAAGATCGGTTCCAGGGTAGAGCCACGGCTTGGCGGAACCGCGAAGGCGCAGGTCGAGGCCGGTAAAGGTTTGGTGGAGATCGGGCGAGGGGTCGCCGGGCCGGCCGTCGCGGGCGGCGGTCACGGCGTGGGAGCGGTCCACGTGCCGTCCCGGATCTGTTGGAAGTCGCGGGGCGCCTGCTCCGGGTCCAGCAAGACCGCCTGGCCAATTCCGCCGGGCTGGTAGTCCGTGGTCTTGATCGCGGGAGTGCCCTGAATGCCGTCCGGCCCGGCCGCCGCGCGGAAGTCGAGCACCAGTCGGCCCAGGCTCCAAATGGAGGCGTCTTGGTCCACGGTCAGGGAGCCGGTGCCGGCCCTGACCAGGTCCACTTGGCGGTCTGGGCGCCACAGCAGCGACGGCTCGATCGCTTTGCCAATGACCGCGCCCAAGACTTGGCGCTGGCGGTTGCCCCGGCCTATGTCGCCGGTGGGATCGGCTTTGCGCATCCGGCTGAAGGCCAACGCTTGGACGCCGTCTACGTCGTGGCAGCCGGCCTGCCAGTCAAGTCCCGAATCGTGGTCGGAGACGTTCTGGTCCAAGCAGAGGTTGACGCCGCCCACCGCGTCGACCAATTCCGTGACCGACCCGAAGCCCACCTCCACATACCGGTCGACATGCATTCCGGTGAGCGTCTGAACCGTCTCCACGAGCAGGCGAGGCCCCCCGAACGCGTAGGCGGCGTTGATCTTCTGCCCGCCGTAGCCGGGGATTTCCACGTAGGTGTCGCGGGGCAGCGAGATCAGGTAGGCCTGGCCGTTCGCCGCCCGGTGGACCAACAGCAGCGAGTCCGCCCGGGCGCCTTCGGTGGTGTCCGCCACGCCCCCCGTGCCCCGTTTGTCCGAGCCCGCCACAAGATACGTGCGGCCCTCGTCGGTTCCGCCCGCCGCCAGCGCGTCAACGTGCTGCAGCTTGCCGTTGGCCCAGATCGCCAGGCCGACGGGCCACGCCAGGGCCAACACCAGCAAGAAGGCCAGCGTGACCAAAACTTTGCGCCCACGCCGGCGCCGCCTCGGCCGGGCCGGGAACCCGCCCGCCGCCGATGCCGTGCCGCCCAGCCTTTCCCCCGCCCCCGCTTGGGGGTTTCCCCGGCCGGGGCGGGGGCTGCCTGTGGCGGGCGTGGGGGAGTAGACGCGGGGTTGTCCCGCCGCCCGCCGCGGCGCGGCCGCAAAGCCGGAAGCCGGCCCGGTTGGCGGATTGGCAGCTGGATCGGCTGTGGGGAGCGGTTGGCCGGCTACCCGTCGGGGCTTTGGCGGGGCTGGGAACGGCTCGGCGGCATCGTGCGAGCCGGCGGCGGGACCGGGCTCGGGTGGAAACCGGCGGGGGGCTGGGAACGGCTCGGCGGCGGGAGACATGCGGGCGAGGCGGGTGGCGGACGTGTCGGCGGCGAGTCCGGGCGGCGGCTGGAGCGGCTTGGCGGGACCGGCCGTGCGACGGCTCGGAGCGCTCGCTGGCGCGCGGGCCGGACGGTAACGGGGAAGGTCGCGGTCACTGCTCATCGCAGCCATAGTAAGGCGGCGGCGCGCGGTTCGGGCCGTCCTGCAGGGGGAGGGCGCGAATTGCCGGTGGGGCGGAGGCGGACAACCGAGGCCGGCGCCCCTTGTGGCGGAGAGGCTGACTTAGGATTGTCCGGTGGGCACCGACCGGGACGTGAACGCACCTGACGGGCCCAGCGCCGCCGCGCTCGCCCCTGACCGGGCCTCGACCGGGCCGGGAGCGGAGAACTGGCCGGCGGTCAGCATAATCGTGCCGGCGGTTGATCACGACCACGCGCGGCGGGTCGTCGCGGACCTGCTGGCGGACCCCTATCCGGGCGCGTTCGAGATTTTGCTGGCCGTGCCGGGGCCGACCGGCCACCCGGCGGCGGGCGACCCGCTGGCCGGGGATGCGTCCGACCCACGGGTGACCGTGGTCCACGCAAAAAGCCAGTCGAAGGCCGCGCTCGTCAACGCGGCCGCGTTCGCGGCCCAGTACCCGGTCTTATCCCAGGTCCGGCGGGGCGCGGGCAACTGGACCGCGCTGCTCAAACACGCCGTCTCGGCGATGGAGGTGACGGGCGCGGACGTGGTCGGGGGCTCTTCGGTGGCGTTCGGGCTCGGGTCGGCCGAACAGGCGATCTCGCAGGCGCTGAACTCCTCGCTGGGCGTGGGGCCCCGGCCGTCGCGCGCCGGGGTGGGCAAAGGCCCCGTCGACTCGGTGCGGATGGTGGCCATCCGGCGCGAAGCTTTCGAGCGGGCCGGGGGCCTGGTGGAGGCGTTCGCCGGGGCTCAGGACTGGGAGCTGCAACACCGGGTGCGGCGGGCGGGCGGCATGGTCTGGCTGGACCCGTCGCTGGCGTTGCGGGGACGCACCCCCGGTTCGGTCGGGGAACTGGCCCGCGTCATGTTCCGGTCTGGCGCCTGGCGGCGCAAAGTCATCTTCGCCCACTCCGACACCTCCACGCTGCGTTACGCCGTGCCGCCCATTTTGGTGGCGGGCCTGACCCTGGCGTTGGTCGCCGCCGTGGCGGGGGGAGCGCTGGTCTCGCCGTGGGCGTGGTGGCTGGCGGCGGCGCCGCTGGTCTACGCGGCGGCCATGGCTGTGGGCGTGGCGATCGCCGGGCGCGGACTGCGCTTTGGCGGCCTGGTCCGCATGTGGTGGGCGGTCATGGCGATCCACCTGTCGTGGGGCGCGGGCTTCCTGTTCGGCCGCAGTCGCGGCCGCGCTGCCCGAACGCCTGCCTGAGCCCAGCCCGCGGGCGCGGAGACGGCGAGGCGACCGGCATCCGCCCCGCGCGCCGCTGCCGACCGGCGGCGTTCTCACGGCTACCATTGGCGGGTGACCAAGCCTGCTGACAGCCTCAAGGACTTCCCTGAGCCGGCGGCCCTGGAAGGCCACGGGCCCGCCCGCGTGATCGCCCTGTGCAATCAGAAAGGCGGCGTGGGCAAGACGACCACGTCGGTCAACCTGGGCGCGGCGCTGGCCGAATACGGCCGACGCGTCCTGGTTGTGGACTTCGACCCGCAGGGCGCCGCCTCGGTGGCGCTCGGGGTGACCACCAGGGAAGACCAGGCGACGGTCTACGACGCGCTGATGAGCTCATCGGTCGCGGTGACGGACATCATTGTGCCGACCGCCGCCGCCGGGCTGGACATGGCCCCGGCGAACATTGACCTGTCCGCGGCCGAGGTGCAACTGGTGGGGGAGGTCGCCCGCGAAACCGCGCTGGCCAGGATGCTTCGCCCGGTCCTCGACACCTACGATGTCGTGCTGATCGACTGCCAACCGTCGCTCGGGTTGCTGACCGTGAACGCCTTGACGGCATCGCACGGGGTGATCATCCCCCTTGAGACGGAGTATTTCGCGTTGCGCGGGGTGGCGCTTCTGGTGGAGACCATCGCGAAAGTGGCGGACCGCCTCAACCCGCGCCTGAAGATCGACGGCATCTTGGCGACCATGGTCGACTTGCGGACGCTGCACTCCCGCGAGGTCTTGGAACGGGTGCATGAGGCGTTCGGGGCGCAGGTTTTCGACACGGTGATCGCCCGGACGGTCAAGTTCCCCGACTCGTCGGTCGCCGCGGAGCCCATCTTGACGTTCGCGCCGGACCACCCGGGCGCCCTGTCCTACCGGCGGTTGGCCCGCGAGCTCATCGCGCGGGGCGATGCCGCCTGACTTCTTGGCGCCGCCCCCGGCCGGAGCCGCTGGCGGGACCGCCGTGGCCGAACCCCCCGCCCCGCCGCAGGCCTTCGCCGTCACCCTTGAGAACTTCGAGGGCCCTTTCGACCTCCTGGTTTCGCTGATCACGAAGCGTCAGCTTGACATCACAGAAATTGCCTTGGCTGAGGTGACGGACGAGTTCATCGCCTACGTCGAATCCCGCCCCGACAACTGGCCGCTGTCGCAGGCGTCGGAGTTCCTGGTCGTGGCGGCGACCCTGCTGGACTTGAAGGCGGCCTCTTTGCTGCCCGGCGGAATCGCGGACAGCGAGGACCTGGAATTGCTTGAGGCCCGCGACTTGCTGTTCGCGCGCCTGCTGGAGTACCGCGCGTTCAAGGAGTTGTCCGGCTCCATTGCGGCCCGGTTCGCGGAGCAGGCCCGCCACGTCCCCCGGCTGACCAGCTTGGAGCCGCAGTTCGCGCGTTTGCTGCCGGACTTGGTCTGGTCGATCGGGCCAACACAGTTGGCGGTTATCGCCGCGGCCGTCCTGTACCGCCCGCGAACGGCGCCCGAGGTGCCGCTGGGCCACCTGCACGCGCCCGCGGTTTCGGTGAGCGTCCAGGCCGGCCTCATGGCCGAACATCTGGCGGCCCAGGGCCGGGCGACCTTCCGGGCGCTGATAGCGGACGCGGACAACTCGCTGGCTGTGATCGTCGCCCGGTTCTTGGCCCTGCTGGAGATGTTCCGGGCCGGTCAAGTCACTTTTGAGCAGCCTGAGGCCCTAGGGGAGTTGGCCATCGCTTGGACGGGAGCGGCCACCACAGTGGAGATCTCGGAGGAATTCGCGTGACCGATTCCAAACTGGCCGCCCTTGAGGCCGTCCTGATGGTGGTGGACCAACCCGCCTCCACCACCGATCTGGCGATCGCGGTCGGCTTGCCCGTAGAGGAGGCCCGTCGCCTGCTTGAACTCCTGGCCGCCGAATATCGCGGCGCGGACGGCGCCCGCCCGCGTGGCTTCGAACTGCGGGAGGTCGGGGGCGGTTGGCGGATCTACTCCCACCCCGACCAGGCCGGCGTGGTGGAGCGGTTCGTCCGCGACGGCGCGACGGCCAAGCTGACCCAGGCGGCCCTCGAGACCCTGGCGATCATCGCCTACAAGGGCCCTATCAGCCGTGGGCGCGTCTCCCAGGTCCGCGGCGTGAGCGTCGACTCGGTGGTCCGCACCCTGGCCAGCCGGGGCTTGGTCGAGGAGGTCGGGGTCGAGGAAACCTCAGGCGCCTCCCTTTACGCCACCACCAACCTGTTCCTGGAGCGCATGGGCATCTCCTCGCTCCGCGAGTTGGAGCCCTTGACCCCCCACCTGCCGACGGGGGAGGCGCTCGAGGAAATCAAGGACCAGGTGGAGGAGCAACCGCCCGTCCTCGGGGCAGCGCCGGCGAACTCCTTGGTGGGCTAGCCTATTAAGCTGCGTGTGGGCCAAGCACGGTCCGCGCCAGCTTTTCAGGGCCGTCCCCGGGGGACGGCGT is a genomic window containing:
- the ligA gene encoding NAD-dependent DNA ligase LigA; the protein is MNEIANSQARWRQLVATIRAHEKAYYELDAPVASDAEFDDLMRQLRELEAAEPALVTPNSPTQRPGGRPTGDFAQVVHATPMMSLDNVFSIEELAAWTERALGDAGLEKAEWLAELKIDGLSVSLVYENGQLVRAATRGDGATGEDVTANVMTIKVIPKTLTADPAPSFLDVRGEVYLPTAAFAALNDGIEQENEAIAKENERLEAEGKRPRALRRLFANPRNAAAGSLRQKDAAATASRPLAMLVHGIGQLTWPDGVGGQTPATQSETYELLGRWGLPISKHNRVTDSLAGLEGMIEHFGAHRGEIDHQIDGIVVKIDDIGTQRALGANSRAPRWAIAYKYPPEEVNTKLLDIQVQVGRTGRVTPFGVMEPVRVAGSTVAFATLHNAREVARKGVLIGDTVVLRKAGDVIPEIVAPVTELRTGAERAFAMPSDCPSCGAPLAPEKAGDVDVRCPNARGCRAQIAGRIEHLGSRGALDVDSLGQEAALALADPAATLRPSSARPAPADARPLEPVLASEAELFALRAEDLIRAQVWRWTPAGWAAKPFFANESGELSKAAQILLDQLEQAKTRPLWRMLVSLSIRHVGPSAARALAARFGSVEAIAAASEEELAAVEGVGSGIAESVREWFAADWHRAIVEAWVAAGVQLSDAAVTALPQTLAGLSVVVTGTLEGFTREGAKEAIVARGGKASSSVSAKTDYVVVGPGAGSKEAKARQLGRPILNEAAFARLLEGGPGAV
- a CDS encoding LCP family protein, producing MHPRHAAGRAPVPSQHRAKARRRRPLKVAATLVAASMLAACVAVGERIRQLDANITTLDRVKELIGMDDRPEQRATTSAQAAPNDPFGGRAVNILITAIDSREGENAAYSGDTMETVLNDVNMIAHLSADRSRVDVVAIPRDTLLETPDCTRPDGTETHGGSTRMINVAFQRGSDNDFTAKDEGVACVMKTVELATDIRLDTFVLVQFAGFANVVDGLGGVSICVPEGLVGKKSGVDLPPGMNHLDGRKALAFARTREGKTYYGDWLTGADTERISRQQELIATVINKVLASGNLQSLGKLNATATAVTRSLYVGPELGSVMDLAGLAYALRNIKMENVSLFTAPWVQDTQDTNRVRLASWGAPNRFGGLNAAEVFELIALDQPIPGTTPYKVANPEPLDDTSDPSDPSGGDPIGQDPTGEASQGAGGATGTDGAVPQTTVPPADPDFVTPLTAPVTCPPAGQDGDD
- a CDS encoding LCP family protein — translated: MSSDRDLPRYRPARAPASAPSRRTAGPAKPLQPPPGLAADTSATRLARMSPAAEPFPAPRRFPPEPGPAAGSHDAAEPFPAPPKPRRVAGQPLPTADPAANPPTGPASGFAAAPRRAAGQPRVYSPTPATGSPRPGRGNPQAGAGERLGGTASAAGGFPARPRRRRRGRKVLVTLAFLLVLALAWPVGLAIWANGKLQHVDALAAGGTDEGRTYLVAGSDKRGTGGVADTTEGARADSLLLVHRAANGQAYLISLPRDTYVEIPGYGGQKINAAYAFGGPRLLVETVQTLTGMHVDRYVEVGFGSVTELVDAVGGVNLCLDQNVSDHDSGLDWQAGCHDVDGVQALAFSRMRKADPTGDIGRGNRQRQVLGAVIGKAIEPSLLWRPDRQVDLVRAGTGSLTVDQDASIWSLGRLVLDFRAAAGPDGIQGTPAIKTTDYQPGGIGQAVLLDPEQAPRDFQQIRDGTWTAPTP
- a CDS encoding AAA family ATPase, which gives rise to MTKPADSLKDFPEPAALEGHGPARVIALCNQKGGVGKTTTSVNLGAALAEYGRRVLVVDFDPQGAASVALGVTTREDQATVYDALMSSSVAVTDIIVPTAAAGLDMAPANIDLSAAEVQLVGEVARETALARMLRPVLDTYDVVLIDCQPSLGLLTVNALTASHGVIIPLETEYFALRGVALLVETIAKVADRLNPRLKIDGILATMVDLRTLHSREVLERVHEAFGAQVFDTVIARTVKFPDSSVAAEPILTFAPDHPGALSYRRLARELIARGDAA
- a CDS encoding segregation/condensation protein A, which gives rise to MPPDFLAPPPAGAAGGTAVAEPPAPPQAFAVTLENFEGPFDLLVSLITKRQLDITEIALAEVTDEFIAYVESRPDNWPLSQASEFLVVAATLLDLKAASLLPGGIADSEDLELLEARDLLFARLLEYRAFKELSGSIAARFAEQARHVPRLTSLEPQFARLLPDLVWSIGPTQLAVIAAAVLYRPRTAPEVPLGHLHAPAVSVSVQAGLMAEHLAAQGRATFRALIADADNSLAVIVARFLALLEMFRAGQVTFEQPEALGELAIAWTGAATTVEISEEFA
- a CDS encoding SMC-Scp complex subunit ScpB; this translates as MTDSKLAALEAVLMVVDQPASTTDLAIAVGLPVEEARRLLELLAAEYRGADGARPRGFELREVGGGWRIYSHPDQAGVVERFVRDGATAKLTQAALETLAIIAYKGPISRGRVSQVRGVSVDSVVRTLASRGLVEEVGVEETSGASLYATTNLFLERMGISSLRELEPLTPHLPTGEALEEIKDQVEEQPPVLGAAPANSLVG